The Acidianus manzaensis genome has a window encoding:
- the coaBC gene encoding bifunctional phosphopantothenoylcysteine decarboxylase/phosphopantothenate--cysteine ligase CoaBC translates to MREKFMSHPSKRIIGEISDELKDKKLLLAVTASVSIYKSIDLARALMRRGSEVHVAMTRSAEKMINHVLFEWATGNKVLTKITGQLEHITIPNSFDSMIIAPASMNVMAKLANGITDNSITLLAVNFIQKSKKVFIVPAMHLEMWNSIFMNDVLNKLRKIPEIEIIDPYIIRDVAHYPDIEYLSSRITSVILRGKDLQGMKIIVTAGPTREYLDPVRYISNPSSGTMGIAIANEALFRGADVVLVHGPLNSDIKPYSKEIRVETTDDMLNAILNLMEKEKYNVVILAGAPADYKFKEIAKEKIDSHTEVPKVELEKTPKLSEFIKNKGFIVGFSAETVNSDEELIQKAKIKKQRHGFNIIVANNVKRKDIGFSSNYDEVIIITNNNIVKIDKTFKTIIARKLLDVVREEYMKYNFQ, encoded by the coding sequence ATGCGTGAAAAATTTATGTCTCATCCTTCAAAGAGGATTATAGGTGAAATTTCTGACGAATTAAAAGATAAGAAACTTTTACTTGCAGTAACTGCAAGCGTATCAATATACAAAAGCATTGACCTAGCAAGAGCACTAATGAGAAGAGGATCAGAAGTACATGTAGCAATGACTAGAAGTGCGGAAAAAATGATAAATCACGTGCTATTTGAATGGGCTACAGGAAATAAAGTACTAACCAAAATAACTGGACAATTAGAGCATATAACAATTCCAAACTCATTTGACAGTATGATTATAGCTCCAGCATCAATGAACGTTATGGCAAAATTAGCTAATGGAATTACAGATAATAGTATTACACTTTTGGCTGTAAATTTTATCCAGAAAAGTAAAAAAGTCTTTATCGTTCCAGCAATGCATCTTGAAATGTGGAATTCCATATTTATGAATGATGTACTTAATAAACTGAGAAAAATACCAGAAATAGAAATAATAGACCCCTATATAATTAGAGATGTAGCGCATTATCCAGATATAGAATATTTATCAAGCAGAATAACTTCAGTTATACTTAGAGGAAAGGATCTTCAAGGTATGAAAATCATAGTTACTGCAGGACCAACAAGAGAATATTTAGATCCAGTAAGATATATATCAAACCCTAGTAGTGGAACAATGGGAATAGCTATAGCAAATGAAGCATTATTTAGAGGAGCAGACGTAGTTTTAGTACATGGTCCATTAAATAGTGACATAAAACCCTATTCAAAAGAAATTAGAGTAGAAACTACTGACGACATGTTAAATGCTATACTTAACTTAATGGAAAAAGAAAAATATAATGTAGTTATTTTAGCTGGTGCTCCAGCAGACTACAAATTCAAAGAAATAGCAAAAGAAAAAATAGATAGCCATACAGAAGTACCAAAAGTAGAACTAGAGAAAACACCTAAATTGTCAGAATTTATAAAAAATAAGGGGTTTATAGTAGGATTTTCAGCAGAAACAGTAAATAGCGATGAGGAACTAATACAAAAAGCTAAGATAAAAAAACAAAGACATGGATTTAACATAATAGTAGCTAATAACGTTAAAAGAAAAGATATAGGTTTTTCATCTAATTACGATGAAGTTATAATTATTACAAATAATAACATAGTAAAAATAGATAAAACCTTTAAGACTATAATAGCTAGAAAATTACTTGATGTTGTTAGAGAAGAGTACATGAAATATAATTTCCAATAA